DNA sequence from the Oceanibaculum indicum P24 genome:
ATGATGACACACCACCCCTCCGGGCCGTCCACCGGGCCAGGCGAGCGGCCGGACTGGTGGAATCCGGGTGGGATCACACAGCCGAACGAAAACAGGCCAAACGATAACAGGGAGGATCAGGAATGAGCCAGCAGACAGCACCGATTGCCCGTGAGGGCCACCAGCCCTTCGAGGCCCGGCATCGCGACGATATCGACTGGGAGACCATCCGCTGGCCGGGCGAGACCGGCAAGATGCTGTTCCACCCGCGCCCGGAACGGCCGACCGAGCCGAATGCCGGCATCCTGAGGCTGGAACCGGGGGCGCACCATCCGCTGCACAAGCATGATTTCGCGCAGATCTGGTACATCCTTGAGGGCGAGTTCCGCATCGGTGGCGGCACCTACGGTCCCGGCACGATGATCTTTCACCCCGACCCGCATTTCGAGGATGAGTTCAGGACAGAGACCGGCGGCGAGATCCTGATCGTGCAGTATCCCGGCCCGACCACCGGCGGGAGGCCGATCTATGACAAGCGCTTCAACATGGCCGACCGCAAGCCCATCGCGGCGGAACGCACCGACCTCTAAGGCGGAAAGATCACCGGCCTTGCCTGAGGCAAGGCCGGTTTGCGCATTACTCAGTCGATCTTGTAGTCCAGCCACTCCGCGATCATCTCGCGCATCCGGCTGTCGCCCTTGAAGTCGGCAGCGGCCCCATCCGCCTTGTTCTGGCCGAGTTCCAGGATATAGACATGGTCGGAGACGTTCACGCACTGGCGGACATTCTGGTCCACCAGGATGACGGTTACCCCCTG
Encoded proteins:
- a CDS encoding cupin domain-containing protein; translated protein: MSQQTAPIAREGHQPFEARHRDDIDWETIRWPGETGKMLFHPRPERPTEPNAGILRLEPGAHHPLHKHDFAQIWYILEGEFRIGGGTYGPGTMIFHPDPHFEDEFRTETGGEILIVQYPGPTTGGRPIYDKRFNMADRKPIAAERTDL